The genomic DNA GCCGGGCGAGCTGCTGGCGATCGACGAGGACGGCGTGCGTTCCACGCGATTCGCCGAGCCCACCCCCAAGACCTGCATCTTCGAGTACGTCTACCTGGCCCGCCCGGATTCGGTGATCCACGGCCGGTCGGTGCACTCGACCCGCGTCGACATCGGTCGCCGCCTCGCCCGCGAGCACCCCGCCGACGGCGACCTCGTGATCCCCGTGCCCGAGTCGGGCACCCCCGCGGCCGTCGGCTACGCCCAGGAATCGGGCATCCCGTACGGCCAGGGCCTGATGAAGAACGCCTACGTCGGCCGCACCTTCATCCAGCCCAGCCAGACCATCCGCCAGCTGGGCATCCGGCTCAAGCTGAATCCGCTGCGCGAGGTGATCCGCGGCAAGCGACTCGTCGTGGTCGACGATTCGATCGTCCGCGGCAACACGCAGCGTGCCCTCATCCGGATGCTCCGCGAGGCCGGCGCCGCCGAGATCCACGTCCGCATCGCGTCGTCGCCGGTCAAGTGGCCGTGCTTCTACGGCATCGATTTCGCGTCGCCGGCCGAGCTCATCGCCAACGGCGGCGGCGCCGACTCGGTGGAGGCGATGGTCGAGTCGGTCCGCGCCGCGATCGGCGCCGACTCCCTGGGCTACATCTCGCTCGAGGAGATGACGGCCGCCACCGAGCACGCCGGCGAGTCCATGTGCCGGGCCTGCTTCGACGGGGTGTACCCCATCCCGCTGCCCGAGTCGACGTCGATGGGCAAGGCCGTCCTGGAGAACATGCTCAAGGCGGGCACGGAGGGCGACCCGCTGCAGGCCGACAACGACAACGCGTCCGCGCTGCGTCGTCCCTGACCCCGGTCCCGTCGCGGGCGCCGGCGGGGTCCGCCCGGGCGCGAGCCGTCCGGTCCGGCGGAGGCCCAGGGCCTCGCGGTCCGGTAGCCTATGCATCCGTGACGGATTCCAACACCCACCCGCCGCAGGGTGCCTCGTACGCCGCTGCCGGAGTCGACATCGAGGCCGGTGACCGGGCCGTCGAACTGTTCAAGCCGCACGCCAAGCGCGCCACCCGCCCCGAGGTCCTCGGCGGACTGGGCGGCTTCGCCGGCCTGTTCGCGCTGAAGAAGTACCGTGAGCCCGTGCTCGCCGCGTCGACCGACGGCGTCGGCACCAAGATCGCCGTCGCCCAGGCCCTCGGCAAGCACGACACCGTGGGCATCGACCTCGTCGCGATGGTGGTCGACGACCTCGTCGTGACCGGCGCCGAGCCCCTGTTCCTGCAGGACTACATCGCCGTCGGCAAGGTGGTCCCCGAGACCGTCGCCGAGCTGGTCGGCGGCATCGCCGAGGGCTGCGTCCGCGCCGGTTGCGCGCTGCTGGGCGGCGAGACCGCCGAGCATCCCGGCCTCATGGCCGAGGGCGAGTACGACCTCTCCGCGACGGGTGTCGGCGTCGTCGAGGCCGACGAGGTGCTCGGCCCGGACAATGTGCGCGCCGGCGACGTCGTGATCGCCATGAAGAGCTCCGGCCTGCACAGCAACGGCTACAGCCTGGCCCGCAAGGTGCTGCTCGACTGGGGGCACATGGACCTGGGCGGCTACGTCGAGGAGTTCGGCCGCACGCTCGGCGAGGAACTGCTCGAGCCCACCGCCATCTACGCCCTCGACTGCCTGCGGCTGGCGCAGGAGACGCAGGTGCGCACCTTCTGCCACGTCACCGGGGGCGGGCTGGCCGCCAACCTGGGGCGCGTGATCCCGGACGGACTCGTCGCCGAGCTGGACCGCAACACGTGGAGCCCGTCGGCCGTGTTCGCCCTGATCGCCCAGCGCGGGCGCGTGGAGCAGGGCGAGATGGAGAAGACCTTCAACATGGGCGTCGGCATGGTCGCGATCGTCGCGCCCGAGGACGTGGACCGCGCACTCGCCGTGCTCACGGCACGCCACATCGACAGCTGGGTGCTGGGGACCATCAAGAAGGCCGACGGGGCCTCCGCCGGAGCTGTGCTCAGCGGTTCGCACCCGAAGTTCTAGGAACGCCGTAGGCACCGTGACCCGGGGGTCACGGTGCCCAACGGCGGGTACGAACGGGGAGGTACGGCCGCGTCAGGCGCGGCGCCACTCATCCTCGCGGTACGGGTCACCCGCGATGTCGCTCCACTCGGGGTGCGAGGCGAGAGCATCGGCCTCGTCGTTCCCGCCACCCGCCAGCTCGTCCTGCAGCCTTTTCAGGTCAGTGCTGGGCGAGCTGTACTTGAGCTCGCGTGCAACCTTCGTCTGCTTCGCCTTTGCCCGGCCGCGGCCCATGGGGGACCCCCTTGCGCAATGAAGGGGCGGCCAGCTACCGGATTGCCCGGCGGGTGGCGGCCCCTTTCTCCGTTTACTAATTCTTCCTGGTGCCCAGTTTAGCGTGCTCCCGCCGATGGTGCTGCCGCCCGGGTGTCAGTCGGCGCGTTTGAGGGCCCTCGTCGCGTCCCGTTCGACCTTCGGCAGCAGGTCATCGGCACTGAGGAGGGCGCGCAACCGGTCGGGCCGCGTCGCGCGGAAGAGGTCGCGGACCGTCGCGCCGTGCTCCGGTACGTGCAGGGCGACGACCGCATCCCCGGCCGCCACGGGCCCCGGAGCGACGACGCGGAAGTAGGCGCCGGAGTCGCCGCGCGCCATGAACCGCGCCAGCCAGTCCTCCTCGCCCGACCACAACGCGAAGGTGCGGCACGGGGTGCGCGGGATGGTCGCCTCGAGCTCGAGTGTCGCGCCCACGCGCAGTCGCGTCCCCACCACGAGGTCGGTGGTGTCCCCGTCGAGCCGCAGGTTCTCGCCGAACCAGCCCGCGGGCAGTTCGCGGCCGAGCTCGTCGGCCCAGCGGCGCGCCTCGTGCTCGGAGTACGCGTACACGGCCTGCTCCGCGCCGCCGTGGTGGCGGGTGTCGCACACGTGGTCGGTGAGCGGGCCGAGCGGACCCACGTCGACGGGGCCGTCGGCGGGCCGCTTGTCGATGGCGGTGCGCTGATCGGGCTTGCGCGGGTCGAGCCGCCGCTCCTCGGCGACGACGCACACCGCGAGGACCCGCCCGGCCGTCATCGGCCGCGCAACCGGTCGACGGCGGACCGTCCGGCCTGCTCGCCGGCGTCCGTGGCGGGCGTGACGTCCGTGTCGATCGCGGCGGCCGCGCCGCCGGCGTCGAGCTTCGCGTCGTCGGGGACGGACCGTTTGACCAGCGCGAGCGCGATGGGCCCGTAGTCGGCGTGCTCGACGACGGTGCCGAGCCGCCC from Tsukamurella paurometabola includes the following:
- the purF gene encoding amidophosphoribosyltransferase; its protein translation is MQQLPLSVVNTSAPLDDGEEQEPREECGVFGVWATGEDVAKLTYYGLYALQHRGQEAAGIAVGDGQQVLVFKDLGLVSQVFDEQTLSSMPGHVAIGHCRYSTTGSTTWENSQPIFRTTSAGNGVALGHNGNLVNTAELAERAVELGVAGGRPSKAATSDSDVLTALLAHAAADRTLEQAAMELLPTVKGAFCLTFMDEHTLYAARDPHGVRPLSLGRLDRGWVVASETAAFDIVGASFVRDIEPGELLAIDEDGVRSTRFAEPTPKTCIFEYVYLARPDSVIHGRSVHSTRVDIGRRLAREHPADGDLVIPVPESGTPAAVGYAQESGIPYGQGLMKNAYVGRTFIQPSQTIRQLGIRLKLNPLREVIRGKRLVVVDDSIVRGNTQRALIRMLREAGAAEIHVRIASSPVKWPCFYGIDFASPAELIANGGGADSVEAMVESVRAAIGADSLGYISLEEMTAATEHAGESMCRACFDGVYPIPLPESTSMGKAVLENMLKAGTEGDPLQADNDNASALRRP
- the purM gene encoding phosphoribosylformylglycinamidine cyclo-ligase, giving the protein MTDSNTHPPQGASYAAAGVDIEAGDRAVELFKPHAKRATRPEVLGGLGGFAGLFALKKYREPVLAASTDGVGTKIAVAQALGKHDTVGIDLVAMVVDDLVVTGAEPLFLQDYIAVGKVVPETVAELVGGIAEGCVRAGCALLGGETAEHPGLMAEGEYDLSATGVGVVEADEVLGPDNVRAGDVVIAMKSSGLHSNGYSLARKVLLDWGHMDLGGYVEEFGRTLGEELLEPTAIYALDCLRLAQETQVRTFCHVTGGGLAANLGRVIPDGLVAELDRNTWSPSAVFALIAQRGRVEQGEMEKTFNMGVGMVAIVAPEDVDRALAVLTARHIDSWVLGTIKKADGASAGAVLSGSHPKF
- a CDS encoding DUF3073 domain-containing protein, with translation MGRGRAKAKQTKVARELKYSSPSTDLKRLQDELAGGGNDEADALASHPEWSDIAGDPYREDEWRRA
- a CDS encoding MOSC domain-containing protein — protein: MTAGRVLAVCVVAEERRLDPRKPDQRTAIDKRPADGPVDVGPLGPLTDHVCDTRHHGGAEQAVYAYSEHEARRWADELGRELPAGWFGENLRLDGDTTDLVVGTRLRVGATLELEATIPRTPCRTFALWSGEEDWLARFMARGDSGAYFRVVAPGPVAAGDAVVALHVPEHGATVRDLFRATRPDRLRALLSADDLLPKVERDATRALKRAD